One Paenibacillus riograndensis SBR5 DNA segment encodes these proteins:
- a CDS encoding alpha-mannosidase — MFWTEEKLGARLRELEGYRYRDVVKLSDWLAVEDKDGANGKYPPQLEGDTRLQLGDYWTGRDAYLWLHSTIEVPAEWKGKRVVGLFDFGRTGGGNNSGFESLLYLDGKPYQGVDSNHQEVFLEEDAAGRALDFTFRLWSGLEGGGRPVPQEHRIMRSELAWLDEAADNLYYTGRAALSTCKQLADQQPEKQELLMALNRAFNKLDWSKPGSAGFYRSVREAESLLLEQLALLEAKPPVTVTAIGHTHIDVAWLWRLTHTREKAARSFSTVLRLMKQYPEYIFLQTQPQLYAYIKEDYPEIYAEIRKRVEEGRWEAGGAMWLEADCNLTSGESLVRQILYGTKFFREEFGVDCKYLWLPDVFGYSWALPQILRKSGIDTFMTTKISWSQYNRMPHDTFRWRGIDGSEVLTHFITTPEGPDSGAWYYTYNGLIEAFSVQGIWDQYRDKNLNRELLLSYGYGDGGGGVNREMLEMRRRLDKMPGIPAVRTGRADEYFERLNEAVRSTDQYVHTWDGELYLEFHRGTYTSQAYNKRMNRKLELLYREAEWLQVLLAVEKGSFSSYPAQLLLEGWHTILRNQFHDIIPGSSIREVYEDSRLEYAEAERIGSTAAEAAAAGLVEGLVEERAEELAEGLAEEQAEEMTEGLAEELAEGAGFRQETEYTVFNGAFYERTELAAIPYEAAGEDMVWTTAAGRQLSSQRVGGEWLIEVPAVPMLGSTVIKAGTVAAFAVEADSAGSADSAAGKIEAREGNALTPGDPVPFEWEDSRLTTPFYVLEWNDAGQLSRIYDRREQREVLAPGENGNVLQVFEDKPKMYDAWDIDLFYQEKKREITDLRSVKLTECGALAAVLEFTWQYMDSSIVQKVKVYSRSARIDFETLADWHEQHQLLKTAFPVAVRATEATYDIQFGNVKRPTHWNTSWDYARFESVGHQWADLSERGYGVSLLNDCKYGYDIKDHVMRLSLIKSATEPDWQADQGEHRFTYALLPHKGDWVAANTVQEAWSLNNPLRVVKGGYSAGAGRSLIKTDCGSIAVDALKMAENGEGFIVRLHEYTGTRSTVTFSSDYPVHSWQECDLMERPVGEIKPGGAVTCEIKPYEISTFIVRFSG; from the coding sequence ATGTTTTGGACGGAGGAAAAGCTGGGGGCGCGGCTGCGTGAACTGGAAGGGTATCGTTACCGTGATGTTGTCAAACTGAGTGACTGGCTGGCAGTAGAGGATAAGGATGGAGCGAACGGGAAGTACCCTCCGCAGCTCGAAGGAGACACCAGGCTTCAGCTGGGGGATTACTGGACCGGCCGGGATGCGTACCTCTGGCTGCATAGCACCATAGAAGTGCCTGCGGAGTGGAAGGGGAAACGCGTGGTCGGGCTTTTTGACTTCGGCCGGACCGGCGGGGGCAACAACAGCGGTTTTGAGTCGCTGCTGTATCTTGACGGCAAGCCTTATCAGGGGGTGGATTCCAACCACCAGGAGGTTTTTCTGGAGGAGGATGCGGCGGGCCGTGCGCTGGACTTCACCTTCCGCTTGTGGTCAGGGCTGGAGGGCGGGGGCCGTCCGGTTCCCCAGGAGCACCGGATTATGCGGTCAGAGCTGGCCTGGCTGGATGAGGCGGCGGATAATTTGTATTATACAGGCCGTGCTGCGCTGTCCACCTGCAAGCAGCTTGCAGACCAGCAGCCGGAGAAGCAGGAGCTGCTGATGGCGCTCAACCGGGCATTCAACAAGCTGGACTGGTCGAAACCGGGCAGCGCAGGCTTTTACCGTTCCGTCCGTGAGGCAGAATCGCTGCTGCTGGAGCAGCTGGCGCTGCTTGAGGCGAAGCCTCCGGTAACCGTAACCGCAATCGGCCATACCCATATCGACGTTGCCTGGCTGTGGCGGCTTACCCATACGCGGGAAAAAGCAGCCCGCTCTTTCTCCACAGTGCTCCGGCTGATGAAGCAGTACCCGGAATATATATTTTTGCAGACCCAGCCGCAGCTGTATGCTTACATCAAAGAGGATTACCCGGAAATCTATGCTGAAATCCGCAAGCGGGTGGAAGAAGGCCGCTGGGAAGCCGGAGGTGCGATGTGGCTGGAAGCGGACTGCAATCTGACCAGCGGGGAATCGCTGGTGCGCCAGATCTTGTACGGAACCAAGTTTTTCCGGGAGGAATTCGGCGTGGACTGCAAATATTTGTGGCTCCCCGATGTCTTTGGCTACAGCTGGGCGCTGCCGCAGATTTTGCGCAAATCGGGCATTGATACGTTCATGACCACCAAGATCAGCTGGAGCCAGTATAACCGTATGCCGCATGATACGTTTCGCTGGAGAGGTATTGACGGCAGTGAAGTGCTGACTCACTTTATCACCACGCCTGAAGGGCCTGACTCCGGCGCTTGGTATTATACCTACAACGGCCTGATTGAAGCCTTCTCCGTTCAGGGCATCTGGGATCAGTACCGGGATAAGAATCTGAACCGTGAGCTGCTGCTCTCCTACGGATATGGTGATGGCGGCGGGGGCGTCAACCGCGAAATGCTGGAAATGCGCCGGCGCCTTGACAAGATGCCCGGGATTCCCGCGGTCCGGACGGGGCGGGCGGATGAGTATTTTGAACGCCTGAATGAGGCGGTCCGCAGCACTGACCAGTATGTTCATACCTGGGACGGGGAGTTGTACCTGGAGTTCCACCGGGGAACGTATACCAGCCAGGCCTACAACAAGCGGATGAACCGGAAGCTGGAGCTGCTGTACCGTGAAGCGGAGTGGCTGCAGGTCCTCCTGGCTGTGGAAAAGGGCAGCTTCAGCAGCTATCCGGCACAGCTCCTGCTGGAGGGCTGGCACACCATCCTCCGCAACCAGTTCCACGATATTATTCCAGGCTCCTCCATCCGCGAGGTGTACGAGGATTCAAGATTGGAATATGCGGAAGCGGAGCGGATCGGCAGCACGGCGGCGGAGGCAGCGGCTGCGGGGCTGGTGGAAGGGCTGGTCGAAGAGCGGGCCGAAGAGCTGGCAGAAGGGCTGGCAGAAGAGCAGGCAGAAGAGATGACAGAAGGGCTGGCAGAAGAACTGGCTGAAGGGGCCGGTTTCCGGCAGGAGACTGAATACACAGTCTTCAATGGAGCTTTCTACGAGCGGACAGAGCTGGCAGCTATTCCTTATGAAGCAGCAGGTGAGGATATGGTGTGGACCACTGCGGCCGGCCGGCAGTTATCTTCCCAGCGTGTTGGCGGGGAGTGGCTGATCGAGGTCCCGGCGGTTCCGATGCTGGGCAGCACAGTCATTAAGGCCGGAACTGTGGCAGCATTTGCGGTTGAGGCAGATTCAGCGGGTTCTGCTGATTCTGCCGCAGGCAAGATTGAGGCGCGGGAAGGCAACGCCTTAACGCCCGGCGACCCGGTTCCGTTCGAATGGGAGGATTCCCGGCTTACGACACCGTTTTATGTGCTGGAATGGAACGATGCGGGGCAGCTGAGCCGTATTTATGACCGCCGGGAACAGCGGGAGGTGCTGGCTCCGGGTGAGAACGGCAACGTGCTCCAGGTTTTTGAGGATAAGCCGAAGATGTACGATGCCTGGGATATTGATCTCTTTTATCAGGAAAAAAAGAGAGAAATCACTGACCTGCGCTCGGTAAAGCTGACGGAATGCGGCGCGCTTGCGGCGGTGCTGGAATTCACATGGCAGTATATGGACTCCTCCATTGTCCAGAAGGTCAAGGTGTATAGCAGAAGCGCCCGGATTGACTTTGAGACGCTGGCCGACTGGCATGAGCAGCATCAGCTGCTGAAGACCGCTTTTCCGGTTGCGGTGCGGGCTACGGAGGCTACCTATGACATCCAGTTCGGGAACGTGAAGCGGCCGACGCATTGGAATACAAGCTGGGATTATGCGCGGTTCGAAAGTGTCGGCCATCAGTGGGCCGATCTGTCCGAGCGGGGTTATGGCGTCAGTCTGCTGAATGACTGCAAATACGGCTATGACATCAAGGATCATGTGATGCGGCTGTCACTGATCAAGTCGGCCACAGAGCCTGACTGGCAGGCGGACCAGGGGGAGCACAGGTTTACCTATGCTCTGCTGCCGCATAAAGGCGACTGGGTAGCAGCAAACACGGTTCAGGAAGCTTGGTCACTGAATAATCCGCTGCGTGTGGTCAAGGGCGGTTATTCTGCCGGGGCTGGCAGATCGCTGATCAAGACGGACTGCGGCAGCATTGCCGTTGACGCCCTCAAAATGGCGGAAAATGGCGAAGGCTTTATCGTCCGCCTGCATGAGTATACAGGCACCCGCAGCACCGTAACGTTCAGCAGCGATTATCCAGTCCATTCCTGGCAGGAATGTGACCTGATGGAGCGGCCGGTGGGCGAAATCAAGCCCGGCGGGGCGGTTACCTGTGAAATCAAGCCTTATGAAATCAGTACTTTTATTGTTAGGTTTTCCGGTTAA
- a CDS encoding LacI family DNA-binding transcriptional regulator, with protein MDKKRVTSRDVAKLAGVSRSVVSAVLNGTPGIGVSGETRENVLAAIRELNYHVDAQARSMKTGRTMSLAAFGDTRHPLFMRLLEGMQRECEAHGYHILLCSPGHRPDGEARSELVDLYHQRKIDGIVTLDNTSYRDEAWAAKVSEAGVPYVSVEGYAEAEGVCSVLADYKGSVELALDYLLRPGTPQLQTPVYAEVYHGSIRSWAERTRRDAYIRWCSERGMNPFFFRLPEREGRVDWEEWLLKLADISKPPPPLLVNWSSGVPDLYRAAHKLGLRIGEELRVMAADNTIQGHRLSLPALSCVEIPYVGMGVEAVRCVLKQIEGGAAPEAAGKIWLPAVLRAGESA; from the coding sequence ATGGACAAAAAAAGAGTAACCAGCCGCGATGTTGCCAAGCTGGCCGGTGTATCCCGCAGCGTCGTCTCTGCTGTGCTGAATGGCACGCCGGGCATCGGCGTCAGCGGGGAGACGCGGGAGAACGTGCTGGCTGCGATCCGTGAGCTGAACTACCATGTGGACGCCCAGGCGCGAAGCATGAAGACGGGCCGCACCATGAGTCTGGCCGCGTTCGGCGACACACGGCACCCGCTGTTCATGCGGCTGCTGGAGGGCATGCAGCGGGAATGTGAGGCGCACGGCTATCACATTCTGCTCTGCTCGCCGGGCCACCGGCCGGACGGCGAAGCCAGGAGTGAGCTGGTGGATCTCTACCACCAGCGGAAAATCGACGGCATCGTGACGCTGGATAATACCAGCTACCGCGATGAAGCATGGGCCGCCAAGGTCAGCGAGGCGGGGGTTCCGTATGTATCCGTGGAGGGTTATGCCGAGGCGGAGGGGGTATGCTCTGTGCTGGCCGACTACAAGGGCAGTGTGGAGCTGGCTCTGGATTATTTGCTGCGGCCGGGAACTCCGCAGCTCCAGACTCCGGTATATGCTGAGGTGTATCATGGCAGCATCCGGAGCTGGGCGGAGCGGACACGCCGGGACGCCTATATCCGCTGGTGCAGCGAACGGGGCATGAATCCCTTTTTCTTCCGCCTTCCCGAGCGGGAAGGGCGGGTGGACTGGGAGGAATGGCTCCTGAAGCTGGCGGATATCAGCAAGCCGCCGCCGCCGCTGCTGGTGAACTGGTCCAGCGGGGTCCCGGATTTGTACCGGGCCGCCCATAAGCTGGGCCTGCGCATCGGCGAAGAGCTGCGGGTGATGGCGGCGGACAACACGATCCAGGGCCACCGTCTGAGCCTGCCGGCATTAAGCTGTGTTGAAATTCCCTATGTGGGTATGGGAGTAGAGGCAGTAAGATGTGTGCTCAAGCAGATTGAAGGCGGAGCAGCACCGGAAGCGGCCGGGAAAATATGGCTGCCCGCGGTTTTAAGGGCGGGAGAAAGCGCGTAA
- a CDS encoding NAD(+) synthase, producing the protein MQNFGFARVAAASPELRVADCEYNAAQIMEVIGQADEKQVEYLVLPELSITGYSCADLFLQPVLQEAALEALQKITAATKGRNLIVIAGLPISIKSRLFNCAAVLQQGKILGLVVKTCIPGYSEFYEPRWFAGAEELEISELRIGETAVPVGNDLMFTSEGSGISFGVEICEDLWVPVPPSSLLAQAGAVLLFNPSASNELVGKADYRRQLVTSQSASCVAGYVYAGCNTGESTTDVVFGGHSLIAENGQMLAESERFTHESRIIIADIDVPRIQYSRTVMGTFRAGKGGRNYREVLYAAPGALLEGRELVRSIAVNPFVPGNPQQRDDRCREILSIQTSGLMKRIRHIGTRQAVIGISGGLDSTLALLVAVRAMELLGRPASDVLAVTMPGFGTTNRTYDNAVGLIKALGASLKVVDIKAACLQHFEDIGHDKDVHDLTYENVQARERTQILMDLANKNGGIVIGTGDLSELALGWCTYNGDHMSMYSVNSGIPKTLIQYVVGWYADHEADETVNKLLYDIIDTGISPELLPPSATGEIVQLTENILGPYVVHDFFLYYMLRTGASPAKMFYLARHAFGDAYPKEQLVSWLRVFVTRFFTQQFKRSCLPDGPKVGTVSLSPRGDWRMPSDASAALWLREVEQL; encoded by the coding sequence ATGCAGAATTTCGGATTCGCAAGAGTCGCCGCCGCATCCCCTGAACTGCGGGTTGCCGACTGCGAGTATAATGCAGCACAAATTATGGAGGTGATCGGACAAGCGGATGAGAAGCAGGTGGAATACCTGGTGCTGCCGGAGCTGTCTATTACCGGTTATAGCTGCGCGGATTTATTTCTGCAGCCGGTGCTGCAGGAAGCCGCACTGGAAGCCTTGCAGAAGATCACCGCCGCGACCAAAGGGCGGAATCTCATCGTCATTGCCGGTCTGCCCATTTCGATAAAAAGCAGGCTGTTTAACTGCGCTGCCGTATTGCAGCAGGGTAAAATTCTGGGTCTTGTAGTGAAGACCTGCATCCCCGGTTATAGCGAGTTCTATGAGCCCCGCTGGTTCGCCGGAGCCGAAGAGCTGGAGATATCAGAGCTGCGGATTGGTGAAACGGCTGTACCGGTCGGCAATGATCTGATGTTCACGAGTGAAGGCAGCGGCATCTCCTTTGGTGTGGAAATCTGCGAGGATCTCTGGGTTCCGGTTCCTCCGAGCAGCCTGCTCGCCCAGGCCGGAGCTGTCCTGCTGTTCAACCCGTCGGCCAGCAACGAGCTGGTAGGCAAAGCGGATTACCGCCGCCAGCTGGTCACCAGCCAATCCGCCTCCTGCGTGGCAGGTTATGTCTACGCCGGCTGCAATACCGGCGAATCGACAACGGATGTCGTGTTCGGCGGCCACTCGCTGATCGCCGAGAACGGGCAGATGCTCGCGGAATCCGAGCGCTTCACCCATGAGAGCCGCATCATCATCGCTGACATTGATGTGCCGAGAATCCAGTATTCCCGTACGGTGATGGGCACCTTCCGGGCTGGCAAGGGCGGCCGCAACTACCGTGAGGTGCTCTATGCGGCACCGGGCGCCCTGCTTGAAGGACGGGAGCTGGTCCGCAGCATCGCCGTGAACCCGTTCGTTCCCGGCAATCCGCAGCAGCGCGACGACCGCTGCCGGGAGATTCTCTCCATCCAGACCTCCGGCCTGATGAAGCGCATCCGCCACATCGGCACCAGGCAGGCGGTGATCGGCATCTCCGGCGGCCTGGATTCCACGCTGGCGCTGCTCGTCGCCGTGCGGGCGATGGAGCTGCTCGGCCGTCCGGCCAGCGATGTGCTGGCGGTCACCATGCCGGGCTTCGGCACGACGAACCGCACCTACGATAACGCCGTCGGCCTGATCAAGGCACTCGGCGCTTCGCTTAAGGTCGTTGACATCAAAGCCGCCTGCCTGCAGCATTTCGAGGATATCGGCCATGACAAGGATGTCCACGATCTGACCTATGAGAACGTTCAGGCCCGGGAACGCACGCAGATCCTGATGGATCTGGCCAACAAGAATGGCGGCATTGTGATCGGCACCGGCGATCTGTCGGAGCTTGCCCTTGGATGGTGTACCTATAACGGTGACCATATGTCTATGTACAGTGTCAACTCGGGAATTCCGAAGACGCTTATTCAATATGTCGTCGGCTGGTATGCCGATCACGAGGCCGACGAGACTGTGAACAAGCTGCTCTATGACATCATCGACACGGGAATCAGCCCCGAGCTTCTGCCGCCGTCCGCTACAGGCGAGATTGTCCAGCTAACGGAGAATATCCTCGGACCTTATGTAGTGCATGATTTCTTCCTGTATTACATGCTGCGGACAGGCGCTTCTCCTGCAAAAATGTTCTACCTTGCCCGGCATGCTTTTGGCGACGCCTACCCCAAGGAGCAGCTAGTGAGCTGGCTCAGGGTATTCGTGACCCGCTTCTTCACCCAGCAGTTCAAGCGCTCCTGCCTCCCGGACGGGCCGAAGGTCGGAACGGTCAGCCTCTCGCCGCGCGGAGACTGGCGTATGCCGAGCGATGCTTCTGCGGCGCTTTGGCTGCGTGAGGTCGAGCAGCTGTAA
- a CDS encoding GreA/GreB family elongation factor, which produces MNHSLITDSLREELVRQLVYLDENTYGILERTATESPADRAEIRALIERYQACVQRILTGASDELTRSAVLIGSWISLRIGPETLTDAYRIVIPGESSLDEYSISLCSPMGRALLLAEPGETVTVHTPLGSDQVLVLNNVYEYPVREKQR; this is translated from the coding sequence ATGAACCATAGTCTGATTACGGATTCCCTGCGTGAGGAACTGGTGCGCCAGCTTGTATATCTTGATGAGAATACCTATGGCATTCTGGAACGGACGGCAACGGAATCCCCTGCGGACCGTGCGGAGATCCGTGCTTTGATTGAGAGGTATCAGGCATGTGTGCAGCGTATTTTGACCGGAGCCAGCGATGAGCTTACACGCTCTGCGGTGCTGATCGGCTCCTGGATTTCGCTGAGGATCGGCCCGGAAACGCTGACGGATGCGTACCGTATTGTGATTCCCGGCGAATCCAGTCTGGATGAGTATTCGATCTCACTCTGCTCCCCTATGGGCAGGGCGCTGCTTCTGGCTGAGCCCGGTGAGACGGTAACGGTTCATACCCCGCTTGGCAGCGACCAGGTGCTTGTGCTGAACAACGTCTATGAGTATCCGGTCCGTGAAAAGCAGAGGTAA
- a CDS encoding class I SAM-dependent methyltransferase, with product MMNDLFNADVWEKAWKEDPAAMGNRFKQSGMDMARAFDHKAKSFNEEVFSEGGRRRSERIIGWLEGQGVDFEGLSVLDVGAASGGFTVPFADRGAKVTAVEPNHPLAGLFIENTARFGPGQVELVHDLFEHVDLDAKGWKGAFDLVFASMTPVVVDWESVESVLSCARKYCYISLNAGGREFSLLNEVLPLLNGQTLPAKSSDMAYLTHLLYLKGYSFESLITREMKTTELSSGEAIEETLMLLKHHKLPADEAARRTVTEYVHRTYPDGKVQVQQGGRFGKVLIRLQELNMYSRAEAGKR from the coding sequence ATGATGAACGATTTATTTAATGCCGATGTATGGGAAAAGGCCTGGAAGGAGGACCCGGCAGCGATGGGCAACAGGTTCAAGCAGTCGGGAATGGACATGGCACGCGCCTTTGACCATAAAGCGAAGTCGTTTAATGAAGAAGTGTTCAGTGAAGGGGGAAGACGCAGAAGCGAGCGGATTATCGGCTGGCTTGAAGGCCAGGGTGTCGACTTTGAAGGACTGTCTGTATTGGATGTGGGCGCGGCTTCGGGCGGGTTCACGGTCCCTTTTGCCGATAGAGGGGCGAAGGTTACCGCAGTGGAGCCGAACCATCCATTAGCCGGGCTGTTCATCGAGAATACCGCCAGGTTCGGTCCGGGGCAGGTGGAGCTGGTGCATGATTTGTTCGAACATGTAGATCTTGACGCCAAAGGCTGGAAGGGCGCTTTCGATCTTGTTTTTGCGTCCATGACTCCGGTGGTGGTTGATTGGGAGAGTGTGGAGAGTGTGCTTAGCTGTGCGCGCAAGTACTGTTACATCAGCCTGAATGCAGGAGGCAGAGAGTTCAGTCTGCTGAATGAGGTGCTTCCTTTGCTGAACGGGCAGACATTGCCTGCAAAAAGCTCGGATATGGCTTATTTGACTCACTTGCTCTATCTGAAGGGCTATTCGTTTGAGTCGCTGATCACACGCGAGATGAAAACCACCGAGCTCTCCAGCGGGGAGGCGATCGAGGAGACACTGATGCTGCTGAAGCATCATAAGCTGCCCGCAGATGAGGCGGCCCGCCGGACCGTTACGGAATATGTGCACCGCACGTATCCTGACGGCAAGGTGCAGGTTCAGCAGGGAGGACGCTTCGGCAAGGTGCTGATCCGGCTGCAGGAGCTGAATATGTACAGCAGAGCAGAAGCCGGTAAAAGGTAA
- a CDS encoding RrF2 family transcriptional regulator, producing the protein MKYSKATNYALHTMLYLVAAAPNKPIGVQQLAERQGVSPTYLSKILTKLVKADLIESASGANGGYRLKRRQEEISFLDIIHAIEGTASLFDCTLNHSSKCPIQQEMVEAERQMEQYLQNKKMSELAEKITVD; encoded by the coding sequence ATGAAGTACTCAAAGGCAACCAACTATGCGCTGCACACCATGCTCTATCTGGTGGCTGCTGCGCCGAACAAGCCTATAGGCGTACAGCAGCTGGCGGAACGGCAGGGGGTATCTCCCACATATCTGTCGAAGATCCTGACCAAGCTGGTGAAGGCGGATCTCATTGAGTCCGCATCCGGTGCGAACGGCGGATACCGGCTGAAGCGCAGGCAGGAAGAGATTTCTTTTCTGGACATCATTCATGCCATTGAAGGCACGGCATCGTTGTTCGATTGTACCCTCAACCACTCCAGCAAGTGTCCGATTCAGCAGGAGATGGTCGAAGCGGAGCGGCAGATGGAGCAGTATCTGCAGAACAAGAAGATGTCCGAGCTTGCCGAAAAAATAACGGTGGACTGA
- a CDS encoding alpha-L-rhamnosidase-related protein: MHSRIKEAFNREFITPSGRLSVPTQTACVLALMFGLVEGPAKERTTDKLLKLLEESGHHLTTGFVGTPYLNLVLSEAGHTDAAYKLLLQTDYPSWLYQVTQGATTIWEHWDGIKEDGSFWSKDMNSFNHYAYGAIGDFLYRHVAGIELDEAYPGYKAFVIKPQPGGDLTWTAAALETMYGRIRSEWNITADQLEMSVSVPPNTSATLYLPKADLPRVLEGDVPLEHAAGVHSTEQLEHEVKVILGSGDYKFSYKLGAQ; this comes from the coding sequence CTGCACAGCCGTATTAAAGAAGCTTTTAACCGGGAATTTATCACGCCTTCGGGGCGTTTATCCGTACCCACACAGACAGCCTGCGTTCTGGCCCTGATGTTCGGGCTGGTAGAAGGGCCGGCGAAAGAACGCACAACAGACAAACTCCTGAAGCTCCTGGAAGAAAGCGGCCATCATCTCACCACCGGGTTTGTGGGCACACCTTATCTCAACCTTGTGTTAAGTGAAGCGGGGCATACGGACGCGGCCTATAAATTGCTGCTGCAGACCGATTATCCTTCCTGGCTGTACCAGGTGACCCAAGGAGCGACGACCATCTGGGAGCACTGGGACGGGATAAAGGAGGACGGAAGCTTCTGGAGCAAGGATATGAATTCGTTCAACCATTATGCGTATGGAGCCATCGGGGATTTTTTGTACCGCCATGTTGCAGGTATTGAGTTGGATGAAGCGTACCCGGGCTACAAGGCATTTGTGATCAAGCCGCAGCCGGGCGGAGACCTGACCTGGACTGCAGCTGCGCTTGAAACGATGTACGGGCGTATTCGCTCCGAATGGAATATAACTGCGGATCAGCTGGAAATGTCCGTTTCGGTGCCGCCGAACACCTCTGCAACGCTGTATCTCCCGAAAGCCGATTTGCCCCGTGTGCTGGAGGGTGATGTGCCGCTTGAGCATGCCGCCGGCGTACATTCTACAGAGCAGCTGGAGCATGAGGTGAAAGTAATACTGGGCTCCGGGGACTATAAGTTTTCTTATAAGCTGGGCGCGCAATGA